A single genomic interval of Amblyomma americanum isolate KBUSLIRL-KWMA chromosome 11, ASM5285725v1, whole genome shotgun sequence harbors:
- the LOC144110744 gene encoding uncharacterized protein LOC144110744, whose protein sequence is MEVTVEGTEITPEELRTSDWITKMGKHVKELQDLTRGERRGGKNGDARLERGAESGEGRKIAAEANAAYKKLGQKNAERSIASYLPRFPANDYKIIIRPKNGLALAKVPTTRLSAAVRMAAQIPWVKGKDKDVLIHNDKQGTLIFSTPDMDTVWKVTKIKSIYIDDDEYEVTAYLAPHEDCGRGVVHGIDPKLTIEELTEAFGNPRNPPILGVRKMGNSSSAIVIFKHETVPRWVYCYDVPLKCVLYKKRYEVCYRCGELGHRSDVCVSAQVKCLGCGIIAPPEDHVCEPKCKLCGKGHLTADRKCKEAFRIPYTIKKRQWEAKLAMEVMEEEARKAKETDVGRSRFEKHQGTSRSQSGNQSESRGRSESFPRLPNLREAEKQKKAQPGTAGHSGGAVVNNLARPKSPSRKVGWVSEASQDTRDEEIFQIKEENRLLKAQLAAMSKQIEELRIALKPNAAPAKQSQTPQDPVVRASEEQGAAQPPAKKRAKDVEKPIIDMDTEKVIDMKIEQLEAKFEAKSRQDNEWRKAFEERMLGMFQTLSEQLHQRDNSVAEQIHQRDNNLTEQLKEEFAKRDRAYEHLTQQVLGNQMNQLIGNHGSQIQ, encoded by the coding sequence ATGGAGGTGACCGTAGAGGGTACGGAGATTACACCCGAAGAATTGAGAACCTCGGATTGGATCACTAAAATGGGAAAacatgttaaagaactgcaggacCTCACGAGAGGCGAACGGCGAGGAGGCAAAAATGGAGACGCCAGATTGGAACGCGGAGCCGAATCCGGAGAGGGCAGAAAGATAGCGGCGGAGGCGAACGCCGCATATAAAAAGCTGGGGCAGAAGAACGCGGAGCGCTCAATTGCGTCGTACCTTCCGCGTTTTCCAGCTAATGACTACAAGATAATTATTCGGCCGAAGAATGGGCTGGCGCTCGCGAAAGTTCCGACTACGAGGTTGAGTGCGGCGGTGCGTATGGCAGCGCAAATTCCATGGGTCAAAGGGAAGGACAAGGACGTGCTGATTCATAACGACAAACAAGGCACCCTGATTTTCAGCACCCCAGACATGGACACTGTCTGGAAGGTGACCAAGATTAAGTCTATCTATATCGACGACGACGAGTACGAAGTCACAGCGTACCTGGCGCCGCACGAGGACTGCGGGCGGGGTGTGGTGCACGGCATCGACCCGAAACTGACCATAGAGGAACTGACAGAGGCCTTCGGTAACCCGAGGAACCCCCCGATACTTGGCGTTAGGAAGATGGGCAACTCCAGTTCGGCGATCGTCATCTTCAAACACGAGACAGTGCCGAGGTGGGTGTACTGTTACGACGTACCCCTAAAGTGCGTGCTCTACAAGAAGCGGTACGAGGTGTGCTACCGCTGTGGCGAGCTAGGACACAGATCGGACGTATGTGTCAGCGCCCAAGTTAAGTGTCTGGGATGCGGAATCATAGCCCCACCCGAGGATCACGTATGCGAGCCCAAGTGTAAATTGTGCGGCAAAGGTCACTTGACAGCAGACCGGAAATGCAAGGAAGCTTTCAGGATCCCTTATACGATAAAGAAGAGGCAATGGGAGGCCAAGCTGGCTATGGAAGTCATGGAAGAGGAAGCGCGGAAGGCGAAGGAGACCGATGTAGGAAGGAGCCGGTTCGAAAAGCATCAAGGGACATCCAGGAGTCAGTCAGGAAACCAGAGCGAGTCGAGAGGGAGATCAGAGTCCTTCCCGCGTCTACCGAATCTGCGGGAAGCGGagaagcaaaagaaggcccaaccCGGGACTGCGGGCCACTCCGGAGGCGCTGTCGTCAACAACCTAGCGAGGCCCAAGTCTCCGAGCCGAAAGGTGGGTTGGGTGAGCGAAGCCTCCCAGGATACACGCGATGAAGAAATCTTCCAGATTAAGGAAGAAAATCGATTGCTTAAGGCACAGCTCGCAGCGATGAGCAAGCAAATTGAGGAGCTTAGAATAGCGCTTAAGCCTAATGCAGCACCTGCGAAACAATCACAGACGCCACAAGATCCAGTTGTAAGAGCATCAGAGGAGCAGGGTGCGGCTCAGCCGCCGGCTAAGAAGAGGGCGAAGGATGTAGAGAAGCCCATAATAGATATGGACACAGAGAAAGTGATAGACATGAAAATAGAACAATTGGAGGCAAAATTTGAGGCCAAATCTAGACAGGACAATGAATGGCGCAAGGCTTTTGAAGAACGCATGTTAGGGATGTTCCAAACCCTCTCAGAGCAGCTGCATCAACGAGATAACAGCGTCGCAGAGCAAATACATCAGAGGGATAATAACCTCACTGAACAACTTAAGGAAGAATTTGCGAAAAGGGACCGGGCGTACGAACACCTCACCCAACAAGTACTAGGAAACCAGATGAATCAGCTGATTGGCAATCATGGCTCACAGATCCAGTAA